The genome window CATTTCCCGTATTGCCCATCTCCATTCATTATCTCCTGCAACACCCGCTGTCTGATCAGCCTCCTTTCACCCTGCAACGATCCCACCCATGTCTTCAATACACACCCGACAAATCTACAGAGATACtaacagcttcttcttcacacCATCAGGCCAGCCGATGAATGCAATGAAAAAAAGAGTTTGCACGCCAGAAGCATACTGAGAGTCAAAAAATTGTGCCCTTCCACTCCGATACCTTGAACATCAGAGTGGGTAATTGACTGTTGGTCGCCAGGGTCGCGAGCAACACACAGGATAGCCAATATCCAGCTGCGGGGCGAGAAGCGcagcatgaagaagaaaagaagaaaagattgAGTCCAGGATTGTGAGACTTCCTTTTGTATCCTGACAACTCACAGCAACTCCTTCCCAGTAAAGAACGAAGGCTGTTCGCTCCGGCTGGAGGCAGGAACTTGATGAAGTAAGAATTAGCATCGAAAACTGTTGGGGGAATGGTCCGATGCTCGGAGTGTTTGTTTGAAGGCATGGCAGGAACAGATATTGTCATATTCTGATCATGGGAAGGTACCTCCAACTGTTAAGACTCCCGTCAAGTGAGGCGCGACTAAGGTAGGGCCAGATATCAAACAAGCCTTAATAGACCGTAGATATTGGCCATGACCGGGTCTTCTAGGCTCAGGTATTGCCTACTATTTCCAGATAACAATTTGAAGCTGATTTCGCCTAAGAGAGAATGCTATTGTATTGCATGTAAAGAACCAGGCAACACCGGCGGCAGAAATCGAGGCATTAGGTAGTGGCTGGCATAGCCCCAAGACGGCAGTCATAGGTCTCAAGCGGCGAATAGGTTATGATGCATATGGGAGGAGATAGTTAGGATGTATCTTCAAAACCTCTTCTAAACAGAATGACAGAGAAACCTTAATGCTACGAGAATGTATCTACATGGAACTCCAGTGACTTATGCTCAACTTGACAAAGTCGTGGTCTGGCTTTGCAGTAGCTTCATCGTGAGATTGCGACACTCGCATCGATGACTCGCTCAAGGCACCAAAAGAGGATTGTCTCTGGAGGCaaataaggtaggtaagtagtCATCAATAGATCCTGAAGTTTAATGTTCAGGGTCAAGGTAACTTGGTTCTTAGGCACCAGAGCTTCCGCTTCCACTTACACAGCGCGGGGGCTACCATGAGCTGCCTGCATCATGCCCCACCAAAGCTTCCAGAACCAACCATTAATCACACCTAACTTCAACTTTAAACCTTCCTATGTTGCCTTCCCACCAACTCTTAACAATACCAACTCACCCCATTGTGGCTCTGTAAAGCTTCTTTATCCTTCAACATTCTTTCTCAACCCACATATTGCAGTCTACCATGTCGCACATCACACTGGCCCAGCAAGGCCTTGCCGCCGTCGAAGCACGCAATTGggatgaagctatcgagaAGCTCTCAACCGCCTTGAAGGCCTCGCAGAACCCTGCATGGCTTGTCGCCCGATCGAAAGCCCTAATCAACAAGAAGCGCTTCCAAGAGGCCCTTGACGACGCCAACCTTGCTTGGCATACCGCATATCAACGAAACAAACGACCTCTCCTCATCGATGCCCACTACCGTCGTGCTGTCGCCTACTTTCGGCTTGGTCAATATGCCAACGCCGACGCATGCTGTGTTTATGCTATGCGCTTAGTCAAAGGCTTCCCTGCGGTAGAGAAGGAAGATCCGGCAAAGAGAAACACAGACGAGAATGGATTCTATAAAGTGACATTGAAGGATGCTCAGGAAGAGTCAAAGACagatgatatcaacaagTCACAGGGAGGGGCGGCAGGTGCGCTTGGAGCACAAGGGAATGATGTTGCTAATGCTAAAGAGTGGCGCATTGCGAGCACTCTGCGAATGCAGATCCTGTTCGCTATGGACAAGCTTCCAGAGGATGACCCTTCACGCAAGCTCACCACGGCCAACAAGCCCGAGTTGAAGGAGCTATCGGATGCGGGAACCAAGAAGGTCGAGACCAAGGAATCAACTGCTGCCACACAACCCGCCCCCAAGCCTACTGTGCCCGTCAATACCCCAGTGCGAGTCCAGGAATTCCAGAACGACACCACTATGACAGtatccatcttctccaagggcGTCAATAAGGAGAAGCTTCAGGTCCAATTCAAACCCAAATCAGCTCACCTTGACTCTATCATTTGGCCCAGCGGCGACTCGAAGCCATTCACACTCGATCTGTGGGGTGAAATTGACACAGATGCATCGACATACAGGGTGACGCCCAACAAGGTTGAGTTAGCACTCAAGAAAAAGACACCTGGAAAGTGGGCGCAGCTCAAGGGAGAGACAGGAGATTTTGCTCCagatgctgcagctgctgaggaggcGGAGTAAGTTTCGCAAGTTCCCAATCGCTACTTGTTACTAACTTCACTTAAGAAAACTCAAGGTTCTCAAAGACGCCCGAAAGAAGGCCATGGATGATGCCGCGGCAGAAGCTTCTGCCCAAAAGAAGGCTGAAGAGTCTACCGAAACAAAAGACAAGGCCCCCGCTACGCAAGAGTCTTCCAAGCCAGCATACCCCTCATCGTCTCGGACTGGTCCCAAGAACTGGGACACCATTGGCGACGACGTTGACTCTGATGAGGAAAAAGACGTCAACgtgttcttcaagaagctttTCAAGGGTGCCACTCCTGAGCAGCAacgagccatgatgaagagtttCACTGAGAGCAACGGTACAAGTCTCAGCACTGACTGGGATGATGTCAAGAATAGAACTGTTGAGACGGTGCCCCCTGAGGGtgtcgaggccaagaagtggTAGATTGAATTTTTTTTAGGAGCCAAGGACGGGAGATATTGAATTATGACTACTGAGAAATGATTCACGATCAATGGTATTTGGTGGGCTATTTCGGCGTATCGGAAAGGTAATAGAAAGGCAGCTCAATATGAGCCATCAATTGAACCAATTCGTAATTTTCGCTATGCCTTGCGTGTTCTATATGCTATCCCAGGTTCAACACATCATAATCTCTTTCGCCCAACTCCGCAGCTCCTTTTCTCTTTAATCCAT of Fusarium musae strain F31 chromosome 5, whole genome shotgun sequence contains these proteins:
- a CDS encoding hypothetical protein (BUSCO:EOG09264LH2); this encodes MSHITLAQQGLAAVEARNWDEAIEKLSTALKASQNPAWLVARSKALINKKRFQEALDDANLAWHTAYQRNKRPLLIDAHYRRAVAYFRLGQYANADACCVYAMRLVKGFPAVEKEDPAKRNTDENGFYKVTLKDAQEESKTDDINKSQGGAAGALGAQGNDVANAKEWRIASTLRMQILFAMDKLPEDDPSRKLTTANKPELKELSDAGTKKVETKESTAATQPAPKPTVPVNTPVRVQEFQNDTTMTVSIFSKGVNKEKLQVQFKPKSAHLDSIIWPSGDSKPFTLDLWGEIDTDASTYRVTPNKVELALKKKTPGKWAQLKGETGDFAPDAAAAEEAEKLKVLKDARKKAMDDAAAEASAQKKAEESTETKDKAPATQESSKPAYPSSSRTGPKNWDTIGDDVDSDEEKDVNVFFKKLFKGATPEQQRAMMKSFTESNGTSLSTDWDDVKNRTVETVPPEGVEAKKW